From Danio rerio strain Tuebingen ecotype United States chromosome 2, GRCz12tu, whole genome shotgun sequence:
agaatttgttttgattttagtGTGTATTAGCTTAaggaataaatgtattttatatattttttgtttatttgatttgaacAGTTATAAAGACTCTGACGAGGAATAATCAGGGGCCAGTATGATTGGATGGTATAACCTTGATAAAAATGTCATATATCAATGatggtattgtaattactgctctaaagtaTGCtattaaaatgctgtaaaaagaTATCTATCATACATGTAAATAGAATTCTGACCCCCACATAAAAGAttataatagaaatattaataataataattatagtaaataaaattttaattaaatatacaaataacaaacaaattgaaaaattattacaaaaaataacaatgacaTAAAACAcaaagctcattcattcattcattttcttgtcggcttagtccctttattaatccgggggtcgccacagcggaatgaaccgccaacttattcagcacacttttatggatgtccttccaggcgcaacccctctctgggaaacatccacacacacacactcatacctcatacacttcggacaattaagcctacccaattcacctgtaccgcatgtctttggactgtaagggaaactggagcacccggaggaaacccatgtgaacgcaggaaaaacatgctaactccacacagaaatgctaactgagcctaggtttgacccagcgaccttcttgctgtgaggcaacagcactacctactgcaccgcTGCGTCGCCTAAAATACATATTACAAAAAggcatattacatttttttagtaCAGGCTTGAGTCtaacagacaagattttagtcttaGAAACTTAGAGGTTAATAAACAATCAAAGAAAGGGTCCCAGGTCTGATAAAATAGAAAAAGTTTGTTGTTAGCTGTGGAGAAAGCCTCAAATGGGATTGTGTTGCAGACTGCAAGCAGCCATTAATTTAAACTAGGTGGTTCTTCAATAATCCACTTTACACGGATACATTTCCAAGCAAACTAAACCAAAGGATGTAGAATGTCTCTTTTAGCGAAAATTATAAGGTATATCATCATTGAGATCAGTAAGCAACTCTTTGCTCCAATCGAAATGTACATTTAAAGATGGAGTTGTGCTGCAGTCTAATCAAGTCTGAGAAATGCTGTTTAAGAGAAGTGTgctcttttaaatgtctgggtaaacaaCGTTATACTGCATTGAACACAATGTATgttatttaaagaaacattttaaatgttttggaaCTGTAAacctgtcaggctaaataattcaactaAATctctgacttctgctgtcttcattagtttcaaaaacacagatttctttacaactcgacaaggcatctttggatatcttccttctctttggatataaagtaagccactgcactgtgCAGGTCCATATAGCATGTTTGGATGTTGATGCATGCTTTGATGTTAATGCATTCTTGGATTTTTCCTGATTTCCTGGGCTAATcaatagcttttgatgtggagggatattttctgctggagatactgttgacCTAAAAACtgaatcgtaaaaaaaaaaaaaaaaaaaaaaaWtatatatatatatatatatatatatatatatatatatatatatatatatatatatatatatatatataagttttaaagcgggggtgtccaaactttctCTCATGAACAGCCAAAATCCAAGCTTGATTGAAAGCTGTGGGGTGAaagtaaatatagcaaactgtatTAAATTAAAGTTTCTATGGGTAATTGGGTAATTTCCCAATTtattaagttcattcattcattgattcattcattttctttttggcttagtccctttattattcaggggtcaccacagcagaacaaaccgctatcttatccagcatatgttttatgaagcggatgtccttccagccacaacccaacactgggatgaaccaacacactcttgcattcacatgcatacactacggccaatttagcttacccaattcacctagagcgcatgtcaatggactgtggggaaaattagagcacctgaggaaacccacaccaacacagggacaacatgcaaactccacatagaaatgccaactgacccagccttggctcgaaccagcgaccttgttgctttgaggcaatcgtgctacacactgtgccactgtgactcCTAAATTATTTCctattatttctaaataaatagaaaaaatacttCAACTGTTTTTACTAATGTACATTTTTTGAAAacgtatattattttaacaaacttattacaataaaagcatttacaaaatccatttataaaacaatggagtttaatgctgaatacactagtcatgcTGAAcatgcctttgccttgatttgcacgCTGATATCTTCTGCTTTGTCACCTCTTTGTTAAGTCactgtaagtattttttttttaaatttggttcatttaatttaacatttaattgaagcatttaatttttagttagctttttctgtagctcaacaataaaacaaacaaggcaTTACCCAACCCTGTCCAATCATTTTCCCTCTGGTGGGCCAAATAAAAGAATACAAAGGGCCAACTTTAgcctgcgggccctagtttgTGCATCTCTGCTTTAAagccttgacttttctaaactgtGGTAAagcttgaaaccggttatcgttcCATACCTAATGAGGAATTTAAATTTAGGAATTTCATTTTCTAAATGTTCTGATATTATGACATTTGAATATAATACTGTGACGTGTACTGTATGCACACAAAACATACTGTAGCAATGATCATTATTACTTATTTGAATGAATTGATTTGAGCATTTTTCCCTGAGTTATAAtgatttattgagtttttttgaaatatttataattgtattCTAGACTTGTGCTTTTTAATACTTTCCGCATAGAGATCAGGAGTTAAGCACAGGTACATATTAAACTAAAACAGCTGTCGATTTATACGTTTAACCAACACACATTATTTTACACTGTCCAGCAGATGGAGCAGGAGTATTTCCAGACAGTGGACTCTTCACCAGATCTCTGTCCTGGGCTTCCAGGATGTCTAAGATACAATAGAGAGTCCCAGGAGAGGATGCACAGTTCTCAGGTAGCCTGTTCATTTCATGTCTGGTAAAAGTGTACAttcttgtattattattttttaaaagtgaattttaTGTGTTTCACTCAGCTCCAATTACAACAAGACACTCCGGTATGCTGTCAGTTCTGTGGTTCAAGAGCATGGCCTCCTTTAGATTTGGTTTTTGTAGAGTCGCAAGAGGTTTGTCTCTTTATTTTGTTGGTGATACAAACTTTTAGAAATTAACTTAATATTTCAGTGTCTCCTTAAATTTTCAGGACTTCTGCTGTGAGAACTACAGAGAGTTGTTTGAGATCATGGCCCatgaaaaacatctgaaaagttCTGAAGCAAGGTCTAGCAGACCTGCTCAACTGGATGACCCTTTCTTTGAGGAAGATGAAGATTTACAAGAGAAATCACAGGGAAATGGAAAGCTTAGGTTTGTGTTAAACTATATACTAGTTTTATaagttaaacaaatttaaataggaaataaaaaattttaatcagCAAGGCACATTGAACTTAACATgactaaatgtgtattttttttacatttgaaaatgataatgtttataaatgtaccAAAATTGTTCCTTACAGTCACAGTTCATCCAAAtctgaaaattattttaatagaaataaaaaacttTTACTCAGCAATGCACATTGAACTAATAAAATGTGACTCAActgatgtgcattttttttttaaatttacattttataaatgtatcaaacattgataaaaataaatatgaaatggtACTTCaagtgatagttcaccctaagctgaaaataattttaaaagaaataaaataaaaacaattcaggAAGGTGCTTAACCCCCTCTGGATGACaacgcgtgcgcacacacacaaacacacacacacacacacctcaggacgacagcacgcgcacacacacacacacacacacacacacacacacacacacacattaccctcctccaccaaacgtaaacaaagcagcacgcttCACGTTTTTAACGCGGCTTTGCacgtgatatgagaatatagcgagtcaatctgatacagtacacgcggttacaagtaacaaatcacaactaaatacatttgcaagctagagtaaacgaggcaacaactttaatcgcacgtacttacacttgagaaatggaggaagaaaccaaTCCATGTCCTGACATGTCCATCATTAAGTTACTCCTTACTGATCCTTtgtttaacaaacgccgatgaagaATTCTtcgtagcatgtagtttccagtagtttccaactgcttggttataatgctgaggtttcatctttgggtacagactcaataatatccatctgcagtgtgacttcaatcgaccggcatgtttgtgtgtgtgtgtgtttgtgtgtgtgtgtgtctgggtttctgtgtcagagggcggggccgcaggtttcaaatctcccgggtttgcgcgtgcacgtgaaaaccttggtttcgttagtacgtcatggcgaaacacctaatgattcgttatcaaggcgactcgtttgaagcactatgagtcgactcttttatagatgaatcaacagttttaaacactgtacacttacagatttaagccttagctggatacttcacttcacttagagctgtgttacacactacatggaagggcattttcaaaaacccataatatgggctctttaaatacaaTTCTGAAGCTCCTATAGTTGTTGTTTATCAAAccataattcagactcaacattgcatatctttgttatataatatattgtgcagccctacactaAAGACGTTAAAAGGATGAATTTCCGCTTTGTCATCGCTGaactaaattgaatttaaaaatatattcaagagattattttaaattctaataatattttattgtgtattttgaaATCGGCCACATTTAAAAGACATCAAATCAAACATTACAACAGTTGTAACATTTGCATGACTTTATAAAAACTGTGAAATATACTTGCATGCTTTAAATGATTAAGTGTACCTCTCAATTTTTATTGACCTCTCTGCTTAGTTTTAGAGAGCAGCAGAAGGAGATGGCAAGAAATGGCAGAGATTCTCACTCTAGCGCGTTGGCATCAAAACAAAGTAGTGAGTACCAGAGGGCATATATTGGGCAGAATTATCATGAATGCACcattaacagtcattatttcactagagtaatttatttgtttgtttgtgatcaATGTAAACTGGGCTTTTAAGGCACACACAAAAGAATGGTCTATATTATTAAATTCCaggtaatattaaattaaaaaataaatgtcgaTGGAGAGCGGACCCAAATTTAATCTAGTTTTAGTGAGATTGATTTCTTTACTTTTTCAAaggtaattttgtttatttttgtaaacatcAACACAATAATATTCATAAGATGAATATTTTTCATAGTAAAGCACACAAATTgggaagtaaataaataaattaatagtcAACTGGTTACAATAcaagtaaatatttttaagtgtttatatgttagagctgtgcaatatgactatctatctatctatctatctatctatctatctatctatctatctatctatctatctatctatctatctatctatctatctatctatctatctatctatctatctatctatctatctatctatctatctatctatctatctatctatctatatgtgtgtatatatatatatatatatatatatatatatatatatatatatatatatatatatatatatatatatatatatatttatgtgtgcgtgtgtgcatttgTCTATCTTTTCATATTATGCTATATCGTGGTGTCGCAAAATACTTTGTTTATGGTAATACTTCATTCATCATTTGGATGAGCAGTGTAAATGTAGACAGAAACATGGATAACAGAATGCTGAAAAAAAGTTGCAAATAaaggtgattttttaaaaataatttaaaaccctTATTATAAGTGATAAAAACAATTGAATAGGATTAAATTAAACCGATCTATAACACCAAATGTTTCATCACAAACACCTCAATAGTTTTGAAAGAGGTAGGTGACTATCACGATCACCAGCCCTGCTAGAGCACACTCTACCCTCTGTCTTGCCAGTCATCCAGACTCCATTTCCCATAATCTATTGCACTGATTACAGCTCcacctattcaccttattcttcgcagaCAAGCAGGCaaagccatttgaatctttttggctctagacttctggtctcattcacatccattaatttttagacattaaaatctGCTCGTTTCGcagtttgatgttgcaaactgatattttcgtATAATATtcttctacttggtctgtgtagtcaggcaaacatttgtttgtggagcaagtagtttgaccgttttctgccatttattattccttgtcatttctcccataggcgactgaatcggaagttctaaaacaatcgcgaaaacaggcgcacttccgcattttagaataaggtcaatataccAGACTTTAAGCTACACACTCTCCCATGTTTAATGCCAAGTCTTCTTTAGCTGTtctgacaaaaaaaagtgtttttttttgttttgttttttcacccTGGGCTGTTTCTCATTTTAAGAAATTGCCAACCGCCTTGAACATTAGCCTGTTTTGAATTACCTCTTACCTCGTTTTTccttctttattgtttttttgtaatgGGAAAATTGATTGAACCAATTACTTTGTTCTGAAGCATTTGAAACACCTGCTAGTCAAAATTCtataaatgcaacaaaaactCAGACAAAACATGCATTAATATTGCCTTTATCATACATATTGAAAGTATAACACACACAGCTTATCATctactattattaaatattaaatgtctgCATAATTTGCATtcttcaaaaacatttcaaagcttATATATTGTTTGTTCTATGGTGGGCTCTGCTAAAAAGACCAACAAAAAATATGAACTaatataatatttcatttttacagTGCCTTACTAAACATTTACACAATAGTGACACTGATCTGAAATCAGCAAACTGagataaaaaaaactatgaaaccTGCTCGGTTATTTGCCTCTGGGAGAACATTTTGAGTGAATGTGctatacatctgaatttttaggTATTACACTGATTATCCCACTGTAGAGAAACATTACATTTTGAAAACAATTCAAAGCGTTAATGAAGTAACGAAGCTCCACTTACTGGAATTACATGATCCTGCTAATTTGATACACTCATCGAATCACTGATTCGAAACAAAAGATTAGGTTTCAAACTGTCATAAAGCCACTACATTTTGCCTCTTTTGAATTACCCATTTGTCTTGccttttatattgttgttgttgatgttgaaaCAAATTAAACAATTGCTTGGTTCTGAAATGCTCGAGATGCTACATGCTAGGGAACCTGCTGGTCAAAAAAATTTGAATGCGATAGGAAATGCGAAAACTCAAGCAAAACATGCATTAAATTTGGGATTTTCAGACATTAGAAACTTTAAATTGAATGCATAAATGCCCTTGGcaaatattattatgtattaagtGTGTGCATGATATGCGTTCTTCAATAAATTTTCAAGGCTTACCTTGCTTGACCTTGCCAATTTGACACATGCTCTGAACTGGACTGTTTTGACGCTTATAGTCCATTTATAAGCCTGCCTGTTTTCACCATCTTTTTAATAAAATGCTGCATGAAAATCCACTATTCTGCTGTCTTGCACCCTTTCGTAACAGTAACAACAGTTATCCAGATGACAAAATGTCACAAAAAGACTATAAATGTGTAAACGGTCCACAGTAAAACCAAATAAGTAAAACAAGGAAACAATTGGAATCAGGTGGGCCTGTAATAAGTGCAATGGTTTGTGGGAAATTGAGTCTGGATGTCTGGCAAGGCAGTGGGTAGATTGCACTTTGGTGGGACTCAAGAACACCcccgctggtgattgtgacagtgaTGTGAAATTTCGAAGATATCAGAGTGGAATTAATGACACCATATTGATTGATTGACCAAATGAATGCATACTTTTTTCAGCTGTGCCTCAAACAGTCATCAATTTCAGGCTGTCTGACTGTGCCCCCAAAAAACATATGGGGGAAGTTAAAGATTACATGAAATGTACTAAGGAGTCTTCTACGCCGGGATCAGTTGAGTTTGGTTTAAGACATCCCCAGGTAACGATCCATAATCATTTCCTTGGTCAGAATGTTATTGGCATGTCCTTTAAACTAAACACCTGCTCTCCTTTTTTCCTCAGTACAATTCAGATTTCTTGGAGAAGTACTACTCTCATGGAGGGAAATTTCTCACTGTGTTTCCAGATGGT
This genomic window contains:
- the LOC103909783 gene encoding glutamate-rich protein 6 isoform X3 translates to MEQEYFQTVDSSPDLCPGLPGCLRYNRESQERMHSSQLQLQQDTPVCCQFCGSRAWPPLDLVFVESQEDFCCENYRELFEIMAHEKHLKSSEARSSRPAQLDDPFFEEDEDLQEKSQGNGKLSFREQQKEMARNGRDSHSSALASKQSTVPQTVINFRLSDCAPKKHMGEVKDYMKCTKESSTPGSVEFGLRHPQYNSDFLEKYYSHGGKFLTVFPDGSAQLFYPSGNLAIIIVSSEMERICIVHDDVTTLCPARALFQSNGRATCYHDSGSI